In one Streptomyces sp. T12 genomic region, the following are encoded:
- a CDS encoding UvrD-helicase domain-containing protein, translating into MRREQEFIDSLYTRVDALRGDTETSVGDALAQGNTPMQARLERDILVAERSGLLAALNAVDGSLCFGRIDLASGVSHHIGRIGLRTDDAERTPILIDWRADVARPFYLATGHTPMGIRRRRHITTSGRTVTALHDEILDLGDQERTGHEDPTGDAVLLAALDSARTGRMSDIVQTIQAEQDEIIRAPHRGVLVVEGGPGTGKTAVALHRAAYLLYEHRELLARRAVLIVGPNPAFLGYIGEVLPALGETGVLLSTVGELFPGVRATAADTREAAAVKGRADMADVLAEVVRDWQALPDPVIAIEHDREVLMLDDDLVRMARERTRAAKLQHNAAREHFEGHILNTLTELYAERVGTDPYDGSSLLDPADITQIRDEIAENPEVWAAIDQLWPRLTPQRLVADFLADPVGYLPDEDAAAIRRTVTRAWTVADVPLLDEAAELLGEDDRVARARAERERETQVAYAQGVLDVSYASRTYEFEDKEDDDSEVLSAHDIIDAERFAERHEEDDHRSAAERAAADRTWAFGHIIVDEAQELSPMAWRLLMRRSPTRSMTLVGDPAQTAEAAGVGSWAGILEPYVEDRWEHTRLGVNYRTPSEIMDLAAAVVRAENPGFEPPSSVRSTGVRPWVRATDDLPDAVAKAVVELTPAEGRLAVIAPRHLHRRLAARLDGVTAGAEPDLTRTVVLLDPRQSKGLEFDSVLVVEPGLYGTSDLYVALTRATQRLGVLHTGRLPRGLAESAAASG; encoded by the coding sequence ATGCGACGCGAGCAGGAATTCATCGATTCCCTGTACACGCGCGTGGACGCGCTGCGCGGCGACACCGAGACCTCCGTCGGGGACGCGCTCGCCCAGGGCAACACGCCCATGCAGGCCCGACTGGAGCGGGACATCCTCGTCGCCGAGCGCTCGGGGCTGCTCGCCGCGCTGAACGCGGTGGACGGCTCGCTGTGCTTCGGCCGGATCGACCTCGCCTCGGGCGTCAGCCACCACATCGGCCGCATCGGCCTGCGCACCGACGACGCCGAGCGCACCCCGATCCTGATCGACTGGCGGGCCGACGTCGCCCGCCCCTTCTACCTGGCCACCGGTCACACCCCGATGGGCATCAGGCGCAGGCGGCACATCACGACCAGCGGCCGCACGGTCACCGCCCTGCACGACGAGATCCTCGACCTGGGGGACCAGGAGCGGACCGGCCACGAGGACCCGACCGGCGACGCCGTGCTGCTCGCCGCGCTCGACTCCGCGCGCACCGGCCGGATGAGCGACATCGTGCAGACCATCCAGGCCGAGCAGGACGAGATCATCCGGGCGCCGCACCGCGGGGTGCTGGTGGTGGAGGGCGGCCCGGGCACCGGCAAGACGGCGGTCGCCCTGCACCGCGCCGCCTATCTCCTCTACGAACACCGGGAACTGCTCGCCAGGCGCGCCGTCCTGATCGTCGGCCCCAACCCCGCCTTCCTCGGCTACATCGGCGAGGTCCTGCCCGCGCTCGGCGAGACGGGCGTGCTGCTGTCCACCGTCGGCGAACTGTTCCCCGGCGTACGGGCGACGGCGGCCGACACCCGCGAGGCGGCCGCGGTGAAGGGCCGCGCCGACATGGCGGACGTACTCGCCGAGGTCGTACGCGACTGGCAGGCGCTGCCCGACCCGGTGATCGCGATCGAGCACGACCGCGAGGTCCTGATGCTCGACGACGACCTGGTGCGGATGGCCCGCGAGCGCACCCGGGCCGCGAAGCTCCAGCACAACGCGGCCCGTGAGCACTTCGAGGGCCACATCCTCAACACGCTGACCGAGCTGTACGCCGAGCGGGTCGGCACCGACCCGTACGACGGCTCCAGTCTGCTGGATCCCGCCGACATCACCCAGATCCGGGACGAGATCGCCGAGAACCCCGAAGTGTGGGCGGCCATCGACCAGTTGTGGCCGCGGCTGACCCCGCAGCGCCTGGTCGCGGACTTCCTCGCCGACCCCGTGGGCTACCTCCCCGACGAGGACGCGGCCGCGATCCGCCGGACCGTGACGCGGGCGTGGACCGTGGCGGACGTACCGCTGCTGGACGAGGCCGCCGAACTGCTCGGCGAGGACGACCGGGTGGCGCGGGCGCGGGCCGAGCGTGAGCGGGAGACGCAGGTCGCGTACGCGCAGGGCGTTCTGGACGTGTCGTACGCCTCCCGGACGTACGAGTTCGAGGACAAGGAGGACGACGACAGCGAGGTGCTCTCCGCGCACGACATCATCGACGCCGAGCGCTTCGCCGAACGCCACGAGGAGGACGACCACCGCAGCGCCGCCGAGCGGGCGGCGGCCGACCGGACCTGGGCGTTCGGGCACATCATCGTCGACGAGGCGCAGGAACTGTCGCCGATGGCCTGGCGGCTGCTCATGCGGCGCAGCCCCACCCGCTCGATGACGCTGGTCGGCGACCCGGCCCAAACGGCCGAGGCGGCCGGCGTCGGTTCCTGGGCAGGCATCCTGGAGCCCTATGTCGAGGACCGCTGGGAGCACACCCGCCTCGGCGTCAACTACCGCACGCCGTCCGAGATCATGGACCTCGCGGCGGCCGTGGTGCGGGCCGAGAACCCCGGCTTCGAGCCCCCGAGTTCGGTGCGTTCGACGGGGGTACGGCCTTGGGTGCGCGCGACCGACGACCTGCCGGACGCCGTCGCCAAGGCGGTCGTGGAGCTGACCCCTGCCGAGGGGCGCCTCGCGGTCATCGCGCCGCGCCATCTGCACCGCAGGCTGGCGGCGCGGCTGGACGGGGTGACTGCCGGAGCGGAGCCCGACCTCACGCGGACCGTCGTCCTCCTCGACCCGCGTCAGTCGAAGGGGCTCGAGTTCGACTCGGTGCTGGTGGTGGAGCCGGGGCTGTACGGCACGAGCGACCTGTACGTGGCGCTGACGCGCGCCACGCAGCGGCTCGGGGTGCTGCACACGGGGCGGCTGCCGCGCGGTCTGGCCGAGAGCGCGGCGGCGTCGGGCTGA
- the glgB gene encoding 1,4-alpha-glucan branching enzyme: MTPRTTPSSGSDQQKTAEKAAEQTSVAKKATAKTAKAAEKAAEAVKKGTTKAAAAKKPAAKKATSKKAAAKKTAPKKAAAKKAVAKKATTKTTAAKSTASKSTATKKASAKKIPAQKTAPKKIPAQKASPEKAAPPPEAPVSPALDAVDRDRLLSGTHHDPHSVLGAHPVPGGVAFRAFRPYALSVTVVAGDLRAELHDDAQGFFSGLLPLRDVPEDYRLLVAYEGSVQETEDAYRFLPALGELDLHLIGEGRHEQLWRALGAEPMTHQGVTGTRFTVWAPNARGVSLAGTFNFWDGTGYPMRSLGGTGVWELFVPGIGEGELYKFEITRPDGSKTLRADPLARRTEAPPHTSSIVHASQHEWGDAEWLARRGEVPTHEAPFSVYEVHLASWRTGLTYRQLAEQLPAYVKDLGFTHVELMPVAEHPFGGSWGYQVTGLYAPTARLGTPDDFKFLVDALHQAGIGVLMDWVPAHFPRDDWALAEFDGRPLYEHEDPLRSAHPDWGTLEFDFGRREVRNFLVANATYWCEEFHIDGLRVDAVASMLYLDYSREPGQWVPNEHGGRENLDAVAFLQEMNATVYRRVPGVVTIAEESTAWDGVTRPTHVAGPGGFGGLGFGLKWNMGWMHDSLEYMAKEPVHRKYHHNEMTFSMVYAYSENYVLPISHDEVVHGKRSLVSKMPGDWWQQRANHRAYLGYMWAHPGKQLLFMGQEFAQGAEWSEAHGPDWWLLDPAYGAEPDHRGVRDLVRDLNTVYRHTPALWQRDTDPSGFQWVVGDAADDNVFAFLRYDAEGAPLLAVSNLSPVVRHDYRLGVPDDVPAWHESLNTDAAKYGGSDVTNPDPLKPEAQPWHGRPASIRLTLPPLATVWLRPA; this comes from the coding sequence GTGACCCCCCGCACCACTCCCTCCAGCGGTTCCGATCAACAGAAGACCGCGGAGAAGGCGGCCGAGCAGACGAGCGTCGCGAAGAAGGCGACAGCGAAGACGGCGAAAGCCGCCGAGAAGGCCGCGGAGGCCGTGAAGAAGGGGACGACGAAGGCCGCTGCGGCGAAGAAGCCGGCCGCGAAGAAAGCCACGTCGAAGAAGGCGGCCGCCAAGAAGACCGCCCCCAAGAAGGCAGCCGCCAAGAAAGCCGTGGCCAAGAAGGCCACCACGAAGACGACCGCCGCGAAGAGCACGGCGTCGAAGAGCACCGCCACGAAAAAGGCCTCCGCGAAGAAGATCCCCGCACAGAAGACGGCGCCCAAGAAGATCCCGGCACAGAAGGCGTCCCCGGAGAAGGCCGCTCCACCGCCGGAGGCACCCGTCTCCCCCGCCCTCGACGCCGTCGACCGCGACCGTCTCCTCAGCGGCACCCACCACGACCCGCACTCCGTGCTCGGCGCGCATCCGGTGCCCGGCGGAGTCGCCTTCCGGGCCTTTCGGCCGTACGCCCTGTCGGTCACCGTCGTCGCGGGCGACCTGCGGGCGGAGCTGCACGACGACGCCCAGGGGTTCTTCTCGGGGCTGCTGCCCCTGCGGGACGTACCGGAGGACTACCGGCTCCTCGTGGCGTACGAGGGGTCGGTCCAGGAGACCGAGGACGCGTACCGTTTCCTGCCCGCGCTGGGCGAGCTCGATCTGCATCTGATCGGTGAGGGACGGCACGAGCAGCTGTGGCGGGCGCTCGGCGCCGAGCCGATGACGCACCAGGGCGTGACCGGCACCCGGTTCACGGTCTGGGCGCCGAACGCACGGGGCGTGTCCCTGGCCGGCACCTTCAACTTCTGGGACGGCACGGGCTATCCGATGCGCTCGCTCGGCGGCACCGGCGTCTGGGAGCTGTTCGTGCCCGGCATCGGCGAGGGCGAGCTGTACAAGTTCGAGATCACCCGGCCCGACGGCTCGAAGACCCTGCGCGCCGACCCGCTGGCCCGCCGTACGGAGGCCCCGCCCCACACGTCGTCCATCGTGCACGCCTCGCAGCACGAGTGGGGTGACGCGGAGTGGCTGGCGCGGCGGGGGGAGGTCCCGACGCACGAGGCGCCGTTCTCGGTGTACGAGGTCCATCTGGCCTCCTGGCGAACGGGACTGACGTACCGTCAACTAGCCGAGCAGCTCCCCGCGTACGTCAAGGACCTCGGTTTCACCCACGTCGAGCTGATGCCGGTCGCCGAGCATCCCTTCGGCGGCTCCTGGGGCTACCAGGTCACCGGCCTCTACGCGCCCACGGCCCGCCTCGGTACGCCGGACGACTTCAAGTTCCTGGTCGACGCCCTGCACCAGGCCGGGATCGGCGTCCTGATGGACTGGGTGCCGGCGCACTTCCCGCGCGACGACTGGGCGCTGGCCGAGTTCGACGGCCGTCCGCTCTACGAGCACGAGGACCCGCTGCGCTCCGCGCACCCCGACTGGGGCACCCTGGAGTTCGACTTCGGGCGGCGCGAGGTGCGCAACTTCCTTGTCGCCAACGCCACGTACTGGTGCGAGGAGTTCCACATCGACGGCCTGCGCGTGGACGCCGTCGCCTCCATGCTCTACCTGGACTACTCGCGCGAGCCGGGCCAGTGGGTCCCGAACGAGCACGGGGGCCGGGAGAACCTGGACGCGGTGGCGTTCCTGCAGGAGATGAACGCGACCGTGTACCGGCGGGTACCGGGGGTCGTGACGATCGCGGAGGAGTCCACGGCCTGGGACGGCGTGACACGCCCGACGCACGTGGCGGGCCCGGGCGGCTTCGGGGGCCTCGGCTTCGGGCTGAAGTGGAACATGGGCTGGATGCACGACTCGCTGGAGTACATGGCCAAGGAGCCGGTGCACCGCAAGTACCACCACAACGAGATGACCTTCTCGATGGTGTACGCCTACAGCGAGAACTACGTCCTGCCCATCTCCCACGACGAGGTGGTGCACGGCAAGCGGTCCCTGGTGTCGAAGATGCCGGGCGACTGGTGGCAGCAGCGGGCCAACCACCGCGCGTACCTGGGCTACATGTGGGCCCACCCCGGCAAGCAACTGCTCTTCATGGGCCAGGAGTTCGCGCAGGGCGCGGAGTGGTCCGAGGCGCACGGCCCGGACTGGTGGCTGCTGGACCCGGCGTACGGGGCGGAGCCCGACCACCGGGGCGTGCGGGACCTGGTCCGCGACCTGAACACCGTCTACCGCCACACCCCGGCCCTCTGGCAACGGGACACCGACCCGTCCGGCTTCCAGTGGGTGGTCGGTGACGCGGCCGACGACAACGTCTTCGCGTTCCTGCGCTACGACGCCGAGGGCGCCCCGCTGCTGGCGGTGTCGAATCTGTCGCCGGTCGTCCGGCACGACTACCGCCTCGGGGTTCCGGACGACGTCCCGGCCTGGCACGAGTCGCTGAACACCGACGCGGCGAAGTACGGCGGCAGCGACGTCACCAACCCCGACCCGCTCAAGCCGGAGGCCCAGCCGTGGCACGGCCGCCCGGCCAGCATCCGGCTGACGTTGCCGCCGCTGGCGACGGTGTGGCTGCGTCCGGCTTAG
- a CDS encoding maltokinase, with translation MSKAVTRTLTTPPGLLASLDPLLREWLPRQRWFAGKGRPVTGFSLVAATELLPPGGKLGLYHLLVRAHQPLAPLSGAPEQPADCYQLLIGEREALPPRLAPALIGHVAEGPLAGRTVYDALYDPRPTELLLEALRTGARIGALRFERDESQEIRSGLVPRLVTSEQSNSSVVYGDTFILKLLRRIVPGVNPDLELPLALARESCDRVPAPTAWIRAELAGEGYVLGVLQPFVQGAADGWELALRELAKGEDFAAAARALGRATAEVHMALARTLPTVTLGHAQVQQLVDGMVERLDAAAQAVPALRPYAPGLRSAFEALADLAAEGCTWTAQRIHGDLHLGQCLRSPAGQWWLIDFEGEPSKPLAERRMPQPPVRDVAGMLRSFDYAAHSADPPVPGWADTCRAAYCSGYAQVSGADPRTDPVLLRAYETDKAIYEVVYEARHRPDWLPVPLSAIRRLAADTGPNPPSPSPSPSPSLSPSTPASPPSPRRPRP, from the coding sequence ATGTCGAAAGCCGTCACCCGCACCCTTACGACCCCTCCCGGCCTCCTTGCGTCGTTGGACCCGCTCCTACGGGAGTGGCTGCCACGGCAGCGCTGGTTCGCGGGCAAGGGGCGTCCGGTCACCGGGTTCTCGCTGGTGGCGGCCACCGAGCTGCTGCCGCCCGGCGGCAAGCTGGGCCTGTACCACCTGCTGGTGCGCGCCCACCAGCCACTCGCGCCCCTTTCGGGCGCCCCCGAGCAGCCCGCGGACTGCTACCAGCTGCTCATAGGGGAGCGCGAGGCGCTGCCGCCGCGGCTCGCGCCCGCGCTGATCGGACACGTGGCCGAGGGCCCGCTCGCCGGACGCACGGTGTACGACGCCCTGTACGACCCCCGCCCCACCGAGCTGCTCCTGGAGGCGCTGCGCACCGGGGCCCGGATCGGCGCGCTGCGTTTCGAGCGGGACGAAAGCCAGGAGATCCGGTCCGGCCTGGTGCCGCGCCTGGTCACCTCCGAGCAGTCGAACTCGTCGGTCGTCTACGGCGATACGTTCATCCTGAAGCTGTTGCGCCGGATCGTGCCCGGCGTCAATCCCGACCTGGAGCTGCCGCTGGCGCTGGCCCGCGAGAGCTGCGACCGGGTGCCCGCGCCGACGGCGTGGATCCGGGCGGAACTGGCCGGCGAGGGTTACGTCCTCGGCGTGCTCCAGCCGTTCGTGCAGGGCGCGGCGGACGGCTGGGAGCTGGCGCTGCGCGAACTGGCCAAGGGCGAGGACTTCGCCGCCGCGGCGCGGGCGCTCGGGCGCGCGACCGCCGAGGTGCACATGGCGCTGGCCCGCACCCTGCCGACCGTGACGCTGGGCCACGCACAGGTGCAGCAGCTGGTCGACGGCATGGTCGAGCGGCTGGACGCGGCCGCGCAGGCGGTGCCCGCGCTACGGCCGTACGCGCCCGGCCTGCGCTCCGCCTTCGAGGCGCTGGCCGACCTGGCCGCCGAGGGCTGCACCTGGACCGCCCAGCGCATCCACGGCGACCTGCACCTCGGACAGTGCCTGCGCTCGCCCGCGGGGCAGTGGTGGCTGATCGACTTCGAGGGCGAGCCGTCGAAGCCGCTGGCCGAACGGCGGATGCCACAGCCTCCGGTGCGGGACGTCGCGGGCATGCTGCGCTCCTTCGACTACGCCGCCCACTCGGCCGACCCGCCGGTACCGGGCTGGGCCGACACCTGCCGGGCCGCCTACTGCTCCGGATACGCGCAGGTCAGCGGAGCCGATCCGCGGACCGATCCGGTGCTGTTGCGCGCGTACGAGACCGACAAGGCGATCTACGAGGTCGTCTACGAGGCCCGCCACCGCCCCGACTGGCTCCCCGTACCGCTGTCCGCGATACGCCGCCTGGCCGCGGACACCGGCCCCAACCCCCCGTCTCCGTCCCCGTCCCCGTCTCCGTCCCTGTCCCCGTCCACCCCCGCATCCCCACCCTCGCCGAGGAGGCCCCGCCCGTGA
- the treS gene encoding maltose alpha-D-glucosyltransferase encodes MIVNEPVQDTFEDTPAKDRDPDWFKRAVFYEVLVRSFQDSNGDGVGDLKGLTAKLDYLQWLGVDCLWLPPFFKSPLRDGGYDVSDYTSVLPEFGDLADFVDFVDSAHQRGMRVIIDFVMNHTSDQHPWFQESRKDPDGPYGDYYMWADDDKQYADARIIFVDTEASNWTFDPVRKQYFFHRFFSHQPDLNYENPAVQEEILSALKFWLDLGIDGFRLDAVPYLYAEEGTNCENLPATHEFLRRVRKEIDAQYPDTVLLAEANQWPEDVVDYFGDFQSGGDECHMAFHFPVMPRIFMAVRRESRYPVSEILAKTPAIPSGCQWGIFLRNHDELTLEMVTDEERDYMYAEYAKDPRMRANIGIRRRLAPLLDNDRNQIELFTALLLSLPGSPILYYGDEIGMGDNIWLGDRDAVRTPMQWTPDRNAGFSSSDPGRLFLPTIMDPVYGYQVTNVEASMSSPSSLLHWTRRMIEIRKQNPAFGLGSYTELQSSNPAVIAFLREYEDDLVLCVNNFSRFAQPTELDLRRFNGRHPVELFGGVRFPAIGDLPYLLTLGGHGFYWFRLRKDAA; translated from the coding sequence ATGATCGTCAACGAGCCCGTTCAGGACACCTTCGAGGACACGCCTGCCAAGGATCGTGACCCGGATTGGTTCAAGCGCGCCGTCTTCTACGAGGTCCTGGTCCGTTCCTTCCAGGACAGCAACGGCGACGGCGTCGGCGACCTCAAAGGCCTTACCGCCAAACTCGACTACCTGCAATGGCTCGGCGTCGACTGCCTGTGGCTGCCGCCCTTCTTCAAATCACCGCTCAGGGACGGCGGCTACGACGTCTCCGACTACACGTCCGTGCTGCCCGAGTTCGGTGACCTCGCCGACTTCGTGGACTTCGTGGACTCCGCCCATCAACGCGGCATGCGGGTCATCATCGACTTCGTCATGAACCACACCAGCGACCAGCACCCGTGGTTCCAGGAATCGAGGAAAGACCCCGACGGCCCCTACGGCGACTACTACATGTGGGCCGACGACGACAAGCAGTACGCCGACGCCCGCATCATCTTCGTCGACACCGAAGCCTCCAACTGGACCTTCGACCCGGTCCGCAAGCAGTACTTCTTCCACCGCTTCTTCTCCCACCAGCCGGACCTCAACTACGAGAACCCGGCCGTGCAGGAGGAGATCCTCTCGGCGCTGAAGTTCTGGCTGGACCTGGGAATCGACGGATTCCGGCTGGACGCGGTGCCGTATCTGTATGCGGAGGAGGGCACGAACTGCGAGAACCTTCCCGCGACCCATGAGTTCCTCAGGCGGGTACGGAAGGAGATCGACGCCCAGTACCCGGACACGGTGCTGCTGGCGGAAGCGAACCAGTGGCCGGAGGATGTCGTCGACTATTTCGGCGACTTCCAAAGCGGCGGCGACGAGTGCCACATGGCTTTCCACTTCCCGGTGATGCCGCGGATCTTCATGGCCGTACGGCGGGAATCCCGCTACCCGGTCTCGGAAATCCTCGCCAAGACCCCGGCCATCCCCTCCGGCTGCCAGTGGGGCATCTTCCTGCGCAACCACGACGAGCTGACCCTCGAAATGGTCACCGATGAAGAGCGCGACTACATGTATGCGGAGTACGCCAAGGACCCGCGGATGCGCGCCAACATCGGCATCCGGCGCAGGCTGGCTCCGCTGCTGGACAACGACCGCAACCAGATCGAGCTGTTCACCGCCCTGCTGCTGTCCCTCCCCGGCTCGCCGATCCTCTACTACGGCGACGAGATCGGCATGGGCGACAACATCTGGCTCGGCGACCGCGACGCCGTCCGCACGCCGATGCAGTGGACCCCGGACCGCAACGCGGGTTTCTCGTCGAGCGACCCGGGGCGGCTGTTCCTGCCCACGATCATGGACCCGGTCTACGGCTACCAGGTGACGAATGTCGAGGCGTCCATGTCCTCGCCGTCCTCTCTCCTGCACTGGACCCGCCGCATGATCGAGATCCGCAAGCAGAACCCGGCCTTCGGTCTCGGCTCCTACACGGAACTCCAGTCGTCGAATCCGGCCGTGATCGCTTTCCTGCGCGAATACGAGGACGATCTCGTCCTGTGCGTGAACAACTTCTCCCGGTTCGCGCAGCCGACGGAATTGGATCTGCGGAGGTTCAACGGGCGGCATCCGGTGGAGCTGTTCGGCGGGGTGCGATTCCCGGCCATCGGTGACCTGCCGTACTTGCTGACCCTCGGAGGCCACGGCTTCTACTGGTTCCGGCTCCGCAAGGACGCCGCCTGA
- a CDS encoding alpha-1,4-glucan--maltose-1-phosphate maltosyltransferase: MPAMHHQSSSPPTSSTDAPPVPRAVTADTGPPARERPSASDTAGGVGRIPVLDVRPIVQHGRRPAKAVTGETFEISATVFREGHDAVAANVVLTGPDGRPGPWTPMRELAPGTDRWGATVTAGEPGQWTYRVEAWGDPVTTWRHHAQIKIPAGMDTDLVLEEGARLYERAAADVPEHEERKVILAAVEALRDESRPAAWRLAAALTPEVDAVLGRYPLRDLVTVTDPLPLLVERERALYGSWYEFFPRSEGTPQQPHGTFRTAARRLPAIAAMGFDVVYLPPIHPIGTTFRKGPNNTLSAGPEDVGVPWAIGSPEGGHDAIHPDLGTIEDFDHFVARAGELGLEIALDFALQCSPDHPWVHKHPEWFHHRPDGTIAYAENPPKKYQDIYPLAFDADLDGLITETLRVLRHWMAHGVRIFRVDNPHTKPVVFWQQVIADINRTDPDVIFLAEAFTRPAMMHTLAQIGFQQSYTYFTWRNTKQELTEYLTELSGEAASYMRPNFFANTPDILHEFLQQGGRPAFELRAVLAATLSPTWGIYSGYELCENTPLRNGSEEYLHSEKYQLRRRDWEAAAREGHTIAPLITQLNAVRRANPALRQLRDLHFHHADKEAVIAYSKRSGSNTVLVVANLDPHHTQEATVSLDMPQLGLEWHESVPVRDELTGETYHWGRANYVRLEPGTRPAHILTVLRPSTPQIGGSPTK; encoded by the coding sequence ATGCCCGCCATGCACCACCAGTCGTCCTCACCCCCGACGTCCAGCACCGACGCACCCCCCGTCCCACGCGCCGTCACCGCCGACACCGGACCGCCGGCTCGGGAGCGACCCTCCGCGAGCGACACGGCCGGCGGCGTCGGGCGCATACCCGTCCTCGACGTCCGCCCGATCGTCCAGCACGGGCGCAGGCCCGCCAAAGCGGTGACCGGCGAGACCTTCGAGATCTCGGCGACCGTGTTCCGCGAGGGCCATGACGCCGTCGCCGCCAATGTCGTCCTGACCGGCCCGGACGGCCGTCCGGGCCCCTGGACGCCGATGCGTGAACTGGCCCCGGGCACCGACCGCTGGGGCGCCACCGTCACCGCCGGCGAGCCCGGCCAGTGGACTTACCGGGTCGAGGCCTGGGGCGATCCGGTCACGACCTGGCGGCACCACGCCCAGATCAAGATCCCGGCCGGCATGGACACGGACCTGGTCCTGGAGGAGGGCGCGCGGCTGTACGAGCGTGCGGCCGCCGACGTGCCGGAGCACGAGGAACGGAAGGTGATCCTCGCGGCCGTCGAGGCCCTGCGGGACGAGAGCCGCCCGGCCGCCTGGCGGTTGGCGGCCGCGTTGACTCCCGAGGTGGATGCGGTGTTGGGGCGGTATCCGTTGCGGGATCTGGTCACGGTGACGGATCCGCTGCCGCTGCTGGTGGAGCGCGAGAGGGCCCTGTACGGCTCCTGGTACGAGTTCTTCCCCCGCTCCGAAGGCACACCGCAGCAGCCCCACGGCACCTTCCGCACCGCCGCGCGCCGGCTGCCGGCGATCGCCGCGATGGGCTTCGACGTGGTCTACCTGCCGCCCATCCACCCCATCGGCACGACCTTCCGCAAAGGCCCGAACAACACCCTCTCCGCCGGCCCCGAGGACGTCGGCGTGCCCTGGGCGATCGGCTCCCCCGAGGGCGGCCACGACGCGATCCACCCCGACCTGGGCACGATCGAGGACTTCGACCACTTCGTGGCCCGGGCGGGCGAACTGGGCCTGGAGATCGCCCTCGACTTCGCCCTGCAGTGCTCCCCCGACCACCCCTGGGTGCACAAACACCCCGAGTGGTTCCACCACCGCCCCGACGGCACCATCGCCTACGCCGAGAACCCGCCGAAGAAGTACCAGGACATCTACCCCCTCGCCTTCGACGCCGACCTGGACGGCCTGATCACCGAGACCCTGCGCGTCCTGCGGCACTGGATGGCCCACGGCGTGCGGATCTTCCGCGTGGACAACCCGCACACCAAACCGGTCGTGTTCTGGCAGCAGGTCATCGCCGACATCAACCGCACCGACCCGGACGTGATCTTCCTGGCCGAGGCATTCACCCGCCCGGCGATGATGCACACCCTCGCCCAGATCGGCTTCCAGCAGTCCTACACCTACTTCACCTGGCGCAACACCAAGCAGGAACTCACCGAGTACCTCACCGAACTCTCCGGCGAGGCGGCCTCCTACATGCGGCCGAACTTCTTCGCCAACACCCCCGACATCCTGCACGAGTTCCTCCAGCAAGGCGGACGGCCCGCCTTCGAGCTGCGCGCCGTACTGGCCGCCACCCTCTCCCCCACCTGGGGCATCTACAGCGGCTACGAACTGTGCGAGAACACCCCCCTGCGCAACGGCAGCGAGGAATACCTCCACTCGGAGAAGTACCAGCTACGGCGCCGCGACTGGGAAGCCGCCGCACGCGAGGGCCACACCATCGCCCCCCTGATCACCCAGCTCAACGCCGTCCGACGGGCCAATCCTGCCCTGCGGCAGTTGCGCGACCTCCACTTCCATCACGCGGACAAGGAAGCGGTGATCGCCTATTCGAAGCGAAGCGGTTCGAACACGGTTCTGGTGGTCGCCAACCTCGACCCTCACCACACCCAGGAGGCCACGGTCTCGTTGGACATGCCGCAACTCGGCCTGGAATGGCACGAGTCGGTGCCGGTGCGCGACGAGCTCACCGGCGAGACCTATCACTGGGGCAGGGCGAATTACGTGCGTCTCGAACCGGGCACTCGTCCCGCGCACATCCTCACCGTCCTGCGACCGTCCACCCCGCAGATCGGAGGGTCACCCACAAAATGA